The proteins below come from a single Vicugna pacos chromosome 13, VicPac4, whole genome shotgun sequence genomic window:
- the LIN28A gene encoding protein lin-28 homolog A isoform X2, which yields MEGFRSLKEGEAVEFTFKKSAKGLESIRVTGPGGVFCIGSERRPKGKNMQKRRSKGDRCYNCGGLDHHAKECKLPPQPKKCHFCQSINHMVASCPLKAQQAPSSQGKPAYFREEEEEIHSPAMLPEAQN from the exons ATGGAGGGCTTCAGGAGCCTGAAGGAGGGTGAGGCTGTGGAGTTCACCTTTAAGAAGTCTGCCAAGGGCCTGGAATCTATCCGAGTCACCGGTCCTGGTGGGGTGTTCTGTATTGGGAGTGAGAGGCGGCCCAAAGGGAAGAACATGCAGAAGCGCAGATCAAAGGGAGACAG GTGCTACAACTGTGGAGGTCTAGACCATCATGCCAAGGAATGCAAACTGCCACCCCAGCCCAAGAAGTGCCACTTCTGCCAGAGTATCAACCATATGGTGGCCTCGTGTCCATTGAAGGCCCAGCAAGCTCCCAGCTCACAGGGAAAGCCAGCCTACTTtcgggaggaggaagaagagatccATAGCCCTGCCATGCTGCCAGAGGCCCAGAATTGA